In Blastopirellula sp. J2-11, a single genomic region encodes these proteins:
- a CDS encoding metal-dependent hydrolase produces MAGFNTHITTSTIIGVGYGAAAYAFMPDISATTCMLSAGLCSIAGILPDLDSGSGRPVKEISAFVAAMAPMLMIDRFRRLGMDPEAIALAGAIIYIVIRFGVAEVFKKYTKHRGMWHSVPAAISAALCAFLVVSGDELDIRLLKTGAVFLGFMVHLTLDEIWSVEWHSFRPRFKKSFGTAIKFWNPNSMWSNVSTYAKLAVLLFAAVGDPLLMEHYHLHPSSQELQEAPAMATQPQTFQPQTFPITR; encoded by the coding sequence ATGGCCGGTTTCAACACCCACATTACAACCAGCACCATCATAGGCGTTGGCTATGGCGCCGCCGCCTATGCTTTTATGCCAGACATTTCGGCGACTACCTGCATGCTGAGCGCAGGACTGTGCAGCATCGCTGGCATCCTGCCAGATCTCGACAGCGGTTCGGGTCGCCCCGTGAAAGAGATTTCGGCGTTTGTCGCCGCGATGGCGCCGATGCTAATGATCGATCGCTTTCGTCGACTCGGCATGGACCCCGAAGCGATCGCGCTGGCCGGCGCGATCATCTACATCGTGATCCGGTTCGGCGTCGCCGAAGTATTCAAAAAGTACACCAAGCATCGCGGGATGTGGCACAGCGTGCCGGCCGCGATATCTGCGGCGCTCTGCGCGTTCCTGGTCGTGTCTGGGGATGAACTCGATATCCGGTTACTGAAAACGGGCGCCGTTTTTCTCGGCTTCATGGTCCACTTAACCTTGGATGAGATCTGGAGCGTCGAATGGCATTCGTTTCGACCTCGATTCAAAAAGTCCTTTGGCACAGCGATCAAGTTTTGGAATCCCAATAGCATGTGGTCCAATGTATCGACCTATGCGAAGCTGGCCGTGCTGCTGTTTGCCGCCGTTGGCGATCCGCTGCTGATGGAGCATTATCATCTCCACCCGTCGTCGCAAGAGTTGCAGGAAGCGCCGGCGATGGCCACCCAGCCACAGACATTTCAACCACAGACATTTCCGATCACGCGCTGA
- a CDS encoding CvpA family protein, whose product MANGYDVLMVIVLLAATAWGLYKGMAWQLASFASIFASYVLSVQLREPVAALFPLDPPWNKLAAMLALYVGCSLVVWVGFRFISKTIESMKLKDFDRQVGALLGAAKGVLLCVIITMFSVAFATGNRREEIVQSRSGYYISHFIDKAQAIMPQEVHTAVKPYIDNFQQQIGDQPPITTANIFSGDQAQPAATNQQTRAPYQVIPQQWQQDAQQGYSQLKADYGQIQGAVDQALQNPQQTAQPYVNQFQQNLRDQVQREIDQRWGAATQGYQQPNYAPQQGYQQQGYAPQPTYPQQPGYYPQGYAPQQNGQLPRY is encoded by the coding sequence ATGGCGAACGGATACGACGTATTGATGGTGATTGTGCTGCTCGCGGCGACGGCCTGGGGTTTGTACAAAGGGATGGCGTGGCAACTCGCCTCGTTCGCGTCGATTTTCGCCAGTTATGTGCTGTCGGTGCAACTGCGCGAGCCGGTGGCGGCCCTCTTTCCCTTGGATCCTCCCTGGAACAAGCTGGCGGCGATGCTCGCGCTGTATGTCGGCTGCTCGCTGGTCGTCTGGGTCGGCTTTCGATTCATTTCAAAAACGATCGAAAGCATGAAACTGAAAGATTTCGATCGTCAGGTTGGCGCTTTGTTGGGCGCGGCCAAAGGCGTTTTGCTCTGCGTGATCATTACGATGTTCTCGGTCGCGTTCGCGACTGGTAATCGTCGCGAAGAGATCGTGCAGTCGAGATCCGGCTACTACATCTCGCATTTCATCGACAAAGCCCAAGCGATCATGCCTCAAGAAGTGCATACCGCCGTTAAGCCGTACATTGACAACTTTCAGCAGCAGATCGGTGATCAGCCGCCGATCACGACCGCCAATATTTTTTCCGGCGACCAGGCCCAGCCAGCGGCGACCAATCAGCAAACGCGGGCTCCGTATCAGGTCATCCCGCAGCAGTGGCAACAAGACGCGCAGCAAGGCTACAGCCAGCTGAAAGCCGACTATGGGCAGATCCAGGGAGCGGTCGATCAGGCGCTCCAAAATCCGCAGCAAACGGCCCAGCCATACGTGAACCAATTTCAGCAGAATTTGCGCGATCAAGTGCAGCGCGAAATCGACCAGCGTTGGGGCGCTGCAACGCAAGGTTATCAGCAGCCGAATTACGCGCCGCAACAAGGCTACCAACAGCAAGGCTACGCGCCGCAGCCGACCTATCCGCAGCAGCCCGGCTACTATCCTCAAGGCTACGCACCGCAGCAAAACGGACAGCTCCCGCGGTACTGA
- a CDS encoding acetyl-CoA carboxylase carboxyltransferase subunit alpha: MAARIYLGFEEPIERLEKQLQELEAKKDDSVETQEEIRSLKREIADKTKSIYENLSAWQTVEVARHQQRPQSADYLNLVFDEFVELHGDRKFGDDRALRTGFAKLDAFKVMFLGHFKGRNLKERSECYFGCAHPEGYRKAITKMQLAEKYQIPVIAFIDTPGAYPGVGAEERGQAMAVADAMFAMSRLRTPVVCVVIGEGGSGGALGIGVGDRIAMLQHSYYSVISPEGCAGILWKSHQFKEKAADALRFTSKYLPKFGVVDDVIEEPLGGAHRDHRQMAARLKMYLLKTLKELNGVEADQLVQQRYDKFRRMGEFLEREVSETEATA, from the coding sequence ATGGCCGCCAGAATTTATCTCGGTTTTGAAGAACCGATCGAACGTTTAGAAAAACAACTGCAAGAACTTGAAGCGAAAAAAGACGACAGCGTCGAGACGCAGGAGGAAATCCGCTCGCTGAAGCGCGAGATCGCCGATAAGACGAAATCGATCTACGAGAACCTCTCGGCCTGGCAGACGGTTGAAGTTGCGCGTCACCAACAGCGTCCGCAGTCGGCCGACTATTTGAACTTGGTGTTCGACGAGTTTGTCGAGCTGCACGGCGACCGCAAGTTTGGCGACGATCGCGCCTTGCGAACCGGCTTCGCCAAACTCGACGCGTTCAAAGTGATGTTCCTGGGACACTTCAAGGGACGCAACCTCAAAGAACGCAGCGAATGCTACTTCGGTTGCGCCCACCCCGAAGGTTATCGCAAAGCGATCACCAAGATGCAACTGGCCGAGAAGTACCAGATTCCGGTCATCGCCTTCATTGACACGCCAGGCGCTTATCCCGGCGTTGGCGCCGAAGAACGCGGCCAAGCGATGGCCGTCGCCGACGCGATGTTCGCCATGTCGCGACTACGCACTCCGGTCGTCTGCGTCGTGATCGGCGAAGGGGGCTCCGGCGGCGCTCTCGGCATCGGCGTGGGTGATCGCATCGCAATGCTGCAGCACTCTTACTACTCGGTGATCTCGCCGGAAGGTTGCGCCGGCATCTTGTGGAAGAGTCACCAGTTCAAAGAAAAAGCGGCCGACGCGCTCCGCTTCACATCCAAGTACTTGCCCAAGTTTGGCGTGGTCGATGACGTCATCGAAGAACCGCTCGGCGGCGCCCATCGCGACCATCGCCAAATGGCGGCTCGCCTGAAGATGTACCTGCTGAAAACCCTGAAAGAACTAAACGGCGTCGAGGCCGATCAACTGGTCCAACAGCGCTACGACAAGTTCCGCCGCATGGGCGAGTTCTTGGAGCGAGAAGTCTCCGAGACGGAAGCAACCGCCTAA
- a CDS encoding serine/threonine protein kinase — MLRASQSCQVWEAINDLDRRRVALKALHDKFCKDKEQIQALKHEYEVAHNFDHPLVIHVYEFNIHREIPYLTMECGISRNMKMALREDGAELAYWTPKIIEEAARGLGYVHEQGWIHRDVKPDNFLLDYEGNLKLIDFSIAEKKRSGLSKWFGSSKVQGTRSYMSPEQIKGEALDGRSDLYGLGCTIFELMSGKLPYTATSADHLLDKHLRGQIPSLQAANPNVTNEFATLVARMMAKKREDRPDDMPTLLRLFLQTKIYKIPPKKPPSLAERERKAPEEIPPVEEETK; from the coding sequence ATGCTTCGCGCTAGCCAGTCCTGTCAGGTATGGGAAGCGATCAATGACCTCGATCGTCGTCGCGTCGCGCTAAAAGCGCTGCATGACAAGTTCTGCAAAGACAAAGAGCAAATTCAAGCGCTGAAGCATGAATACGAAGTGGCTCACAACTTTGACCACCCGTTGGTGATTCATGTCTATGAGTTCAACATCCATCGCGAAATCCCCTATCTGACGATGGAATGCGGTATCTCACGCAACATGAAGATGGCCCTGCGTGAAGATGGCGCCGAACTCGCCTACTGGACTCCCAAGATCATCGAAGAAGCGGCCCGCGGACTGGGCTACGTTCACGAACAAGGATGGATCCATCGCGACGTGAAGCCCGACAACTTCCTGCTCGACTACGAAGGGAACCTGAAGCTGATCGACTTCTCGATCGCAGAGAAAAAACGCTCTGGCCTTTCCAAGTGGTTCGGCAGCTCGAAAGTCCAAGGCACTCGCAGCTACATGTCGCCGGAACAAATCAAAGGCGAAGCGCTCGACGGTCGTTCAGACCTGTATGGACTTGGCTGCACGATTTTTGAATTGATGAGCGGCAAGCTGCCTTACACGGCGACCAGCGCTGACCACCTGCTCGACAAACATCTCCGCGGTCAGATCCCTTCCTTGCAAGCCGCCAACCCCAACGTGACCAACGAGTTCGCGACGCTGGTGGCCCGCATGATGGCCAAGAAAAGAGAAGATCGCCCCGACGACATGCCGACGTTGCTGCGACTGTTTCTGCAAACCAAGATTTACAAGATTCCGCCCAAGAAGCCGCCGTCGCTCGCCGAACGAGAACGGAAAGCGCCGGAAGAGATTCCTCCGGTCGAAGAAGAAACCAAATAA
- a CDS encoding glycosyltransferase family 4 protein, producing the protein MRIAHVITRMIVGGAQENTLYNCQDLIRDFGDDVLLITGPSPGREGTLLDRSDHQVPVALAPHLVRNIYPWDDLRGYYEIKQILRDFRPDVVHTHSAKAGMLGRIAATSLRVPAVIHTVHGAPFHPYQSKAARKFFIACERFAAKRCDQMICVADAMTDLMVEAQVADREKFTTIYSGMEVEPFLESGQWRDQLRQQLGYRPEHVVIGKIARLFHLKGHEYVLAAARQVIDAVPNVRFLWIGDGLLHDKYVEEINAAGLTDYFQLVGLIPPTEIPRYAGAMDILVHASLREGLARALPQALLAGKPAVSFDIDGAREVVVTGETGELVPPKDVQQLAAALIRLASDADLRQRLGDEGRRRAAQVFPHRHMTAEIRKSYQAVLDKKS; encoded by the coding sequence ATGCGTATCGCGCACGTCATTACGCGCATGATCGTCGGCGGCGCGCAAGAGAATACGCTCTACAATTGCCAAGACCTAATCCGCGACTTTGGCGATGATGTGCTGCTAATCACCGGTCCGTCGCCAGGCCGAGAAGGGACGTTGCTCGATCGGAGCGATCATCAGGTGCCGGTCGCTTTGGCGCCGCATTTAGTTCGCAACATCTACCCGTGGGACGATCTCCGCGGTTACTACGAAATCAAACAGATCCTCCGCGACTTTCGCCCCGACGTCGTGCATACGCATAGCGCCAAAGCGGGCATGCTGGGCCGGATAGCGGCGACTTCGCTGCGCGTGCCAGCAGTGATTCATACCGTGCATGGCGCGCCGTTCCATCCTTATCAATCCAAGGCCGCACGCAAGTTTTTCATCGCGTGCGAGCGTTTCGCCGCCAAGCGGTGCGATCAGATGATCTGCGTCGCCGACGCGATGACCGATCTGATGGTCGAAGCACAAGTCGCCGATCGTGAAAAATTCACCACCATCTATAGCGGGATGGAAGTCGAACCGTTTCTAGAGTCCGGCCAGTGGCGTGATCAACTGCGTCAGCAGCTCGGCTATCGACCAGAACATGTTGTGATCGGCAAGATCGCGCGGCTGTTTCATTTGAAAGGGCACGAGTACGTGCTGGCCGCGGCTCGCCAGGTGATCGACGCCGTGCCGAATGTTCGCTTCCTCTGGATCGGCGACGGGCTGCTGCATGACAAGTATGTCGAAGAAATCAACGCGGCCGGCCTGACCGACTATTTTCAGCTGGTCGGACTGATTCCGCCGACCGAGATTCCCCGCTATGCCGGCGCGATGGATATTTTGGTCCACGCCAGTCTGCGCGAAGGGCTCGCCCGCGCCCTTCCGCAAGCGCTTCTAGCGGGCAAGCCAGCGGTCAGCTTTGACATTGATGGAGCTCGGGAAGTGGTCGTCACCGGCGAAACCGGCGAATTAGTCCCCCCCAAAGATGTCCAGCAATTGGCCGCGGCGCTCATTCGTTTGGCCAGTGACGCCGACTTACGACAACGGCTAGGAGACGAAGGAAGACGCCGAGCCGCCCAGGTTTTCCCGCATCGGCACATGACCGCCGAGATTCGTAAGTCCTATCAGGCAGTGCTGGATAAAAAGTCGTAA
- the truA gene encoding tRNA pseudouridine(38-40) synthase TruA, giving the protein MTEPTERALQLIVSYDGTNYAGWQIQNDQRTIQGALERTLLKITGEKIRVTGSGRTDSGVHAIGQVVSFRMQSKLSPDVMRRALNAELPPDIVVQSARNAIPEFNAIDCAIKKRYRYLLQEGRIDDVFSRQYAWFVKKELNFAAMQAAAQYLIGEHDFASFESVGSERMTTVRHVYDVQVLRSERHEFDKVAIEVEANGFLYNMVRIIVGTLVDVGKGRRPPEWVAEVLAAKKRTAGGMTAPAHGLYLLRVDYPESCWLD; this is encoded by the coding sequence GTGACTGAACCCACGGAGCGAGCGCTGCAATTGATCGTTTCGTACGACGGAACCAACTACGCTGGTTGGCAAATCCAAAACGATCAGCGAACCATTCAAGGAGCGCTCGAGCGAACGCTGCTGAAGATCACCGGCGAGAAGATCCGCGTCACCGGCAGCGGGCGGACCGACTCCGGCGTCCATGCGATCGGCCAAGTCGTCAGTTTTCGGATGCAATCCAAGCTTTCGCCTGACGTGATGCGCCGCGCGCTCAACGCCGAACTCCCCCCAGACATCGTCGTCCAAAGCGCGCGCAACGCGATTCCCGAATTCAACGCGATCGACTGCGCCATCAAAAAACGTTATCGCTATTTGCTGCAGGAAGGGCGGATCGACGACGTTTTTTCGCGTCAGTACGCCTGGTTCGTGAAAAAAGAACTCAACTTCGCCGCGATGCAAGCCGCCGCTCAGTATTTGATCGGCGAGCACGACTTCGCCAGTTTCGAATCGGTCGGCTCCGAGCGTATGACGACCGTTCGCCATGTCTATGACGTGCAAGTGCTGCGCAGCGAGCGGCACGAATTTGACAAGGTCGCGATCGAAGTCGAAGCCAACGGCTTTCTCTACAACATGGTTCGCATTATCGTCGGCACGTTGGTCGATGTTGGCAAAGGGCGCCGCCCGCCCGAGTGGGTCGCTGAAGTGCTAGCCGCAAAGAAACGTACCGCCGGCGGGATGACGGCGCCGGCGCACGGACTATACTTGCTACGCGTCGATTATCCCGAAAGTTGTTGGCTCGATTAA
- a CDS encoding aspartate-semialdehyde dehydrogenase, whose amino-acid sequence MYENIGIVGATGAVGSIIRQLLEERNFPYKTITFLASKRSAGTKLTFRGEEHTVVEMTPDAFNGLDLVIGSTPDETAQEFAPWAIERGCVVIDESGYWRMDKTVPLIVPEVNPEAIKDHKGLIASPNCSTTQMVVAMQPLHAAAKIRRVVVSTYQATSGAGVAGQAELIDSSRASLDGQEYDRKTFAHPIAFNLIPQIGGPKHEGYTSEEMKMVYETRKIFGDESILVCPTCVRVPVTNCHSESILVETEKPLSAAEATQLFRDFPGITVIDDLANSQYPMPLGCTGNDDVYVGRIRKDLSCENGIAFWCVSDNLRKGAATNAVQIAELLIHSAATV is encoded by the coding sequence GTGTACGAGAATATTGGAATCGTGGGGGCCACCGGGGCCGTAGGCAGTATCATTCGCCAACTATTGGAAGAACGAAACTTTCCTTACAAGACGATCACATTTCTCGCATCCAAACGTTCGGCAGGCACAAAGCTGACGTTCCGTGGTGAAGAGCATACCGTCGTCGAAATGACTCCGGACGCGTTCAACGGACTCGATCTGGTGATCGGCAGCACGCCGGACGAAACCGCGCAAGAGTTCGCTCCCTGGGCAATCGAGCGGGGCTGCGTCGTCATCGACGAAAGCGGCTATTGGCGCATGGACAAAACCGTGCCGCTGATCGTGCCGGAAGTCAATCCGGAAGCGATCAAGGATCACAAGGGGCTGATCGCCAGCCCCAACTGTTCGACTACGCAGATGGTCGTCGCGATGCAGCCGCTGCATGCCGCGGCCAAGATTCGCCGCGTGGTCGTCTCTACCTATCAAGCGACCAGCGGAGCAGGGGTCGCCGGCCAGGCCGAACTGATCGACAGTTCGCGGGCGTCGCTCGACGGCCAAGAATACGATCGCAAGACCTTCGCCCATCCGATCGCGTTCAACCTGATTCCGCAAATCGGCGGGCCGAAGCACGAAGGTTACACCTCCGAAGAAATGAAGATGGTGTACGAGACGCGCAAGATCTTCGGCGACGAGTCAATCCTGGTCTGCCCAACTTGCGTCCGCGTGCCGGTCACCAACTGCCATAGCGAAAGCATCCTGGTCGAAACCGAAAAGCCGCTGTCGGCAGCAGAAGCGACGCAACTGTTCCGCGACTTCCCCGGCATCACGGTGATCGACGATCTAGCCAACAGCCAATACCCGATGCCGCTGGGTTGCACCGGCAATGATGACGTCTATGTCGGTCGCATCCGCAAAGACCTGTCGTGCGAAAACGGCATCGCGTTCTGGTGCGTCAGCGACAACCTGCGCAAAGGCGCCGCAACCAACGCGGTGCAAATCGCCGAGTTGCTCATCCATTCGGCCGCGACGGTTTAG
- a CDS encoding GDSL-type esterase/lipase family protein yields the protein MIRLACSLLLSLATCYASVHAAAPQFPGAKSQYQGFDRYDFPVDGKTATVVVPKQAAPGNPWLWHGEFFGHKTEPDVALLKEGFTIVYMHVPNMLGSPTAVAHWNALYQELTEKYGLAKKPALTGLSRGGLYAYNWAAANPEKVACIYGDAPVCDIKSWPGGKGKGQGSAGEWKRALQAYGFADEAAALAYDQNPVDKLEPLAKAGVPLLHVYGDADDVVPWDENTGVIAERYKKLGGDIQLIAKPGVGHHPHGLEDPTPIVDFVVKHASVQPTYEAQPAQKVKPRDGLGNVLKKLNAGQPVKIAYLGGSITAANGWRVKTLDWFRKQFPQAKVDQIHAAIGGTGSDLGVFRVEQDALQYKPDLLFVEFAVNDGGAAPEQIWKAMEGIVRQTWTANPETDICFVYTYRTSYEEPTRAGLCPRAASAMEMLADHYAIPSINFNLDVVKREGEGTLVFQAAEKPADGVLQFSKDGVHPLDAGHELYAADVAAAVEQMKDLPPVDHATKMATPFVADNWEAAKMIPLQPSMLKGDWKKLTDADSLQRSFGKRLGQIWEATEPGSELTFKFRGSQAKLYDLVGPNGGQVSITVDGVTRDKLAPRFDSYCTYHRIATLQVANDLDPNAVHTVTIKVDAKQPDRTPVAFRLKDPETELKSPKYQGTNIWVGQIQLLGDLVTE from the coding sequence ATGATTCGACTTGCTTGCTCGCTGCTGCTGTCCCTCGCCACTTGCTACGCTTCGGTCCATGCCGCCGCGCCCCAGTTCCCCGGCGCCAAAAGCCAATACCAAGGCTTCGACCGCTACGACTTTCCCGTCGACGGGAAGACGGCGACCGTCGTTGTTCCGAAGCAAGCGGCGCCTGGCAATCCTTGGCTCTGGCACGGCGAATTCTTTGGGCATAAGACCGAACCGGACGTGGCGCTGCTCAAAGAGGGCTTCACCATTGTCTATATGCACGTGCCTAACATGCTCGGCTCGCCGACCGCGGTCGCTCACTGGAACGCGCTCTACCAAGAGCTGACCGAGAAATATGGCCTGGCGAAAAAGCCGGCACTGACCGGTCTCAGCCGCGGCGGGTTGTACGCCTACAACTGGGCGGCCGCCAACCCAGAGAAGGTGGCCTGCATCTATGGCGATGCGCCAGTTTGCGACATCAAAAGCTGGCCCGGCGGCAAAGGCAAAGGGCAGGGGAGCGCCGGCGAATGGAAGCGTGCGCTTCAAGCCTACGGTTTCGCCGACGAAGCGGCCGCGCTGGCCTACGATCAAAACCCGGTCGATAAGCTCGAGCCGCTCGCGAAAGCTGGCGTTCCGCTGCTGCACGTCTACGGCGACGCCGACGATGTGGTGCCGTGGGACGAAAACACCGGCGTAATCGCCGAACGTTACAAAAAACTAGGCGGCGACATCCAACTGATCGCCAAGCCAGGCGTCGGCCATCATCCGCATGGTCTAGAAGACCCGACGCCGATCGTCGACTTTGTCGTGAAGCATGCGTCGGTCCAACCAACCTATGAAGCTCAACCGGCCCAAAAAGTGAAACCGCGCGACGGTTTGGGCAACGTGCTGAAAAAACTGAACGCCGGCCAACCTGTCAAGATCGCCTATCTCGGCGGTTCGATCACCGCCGCCAACGGTTGGCGCGTGAAGACGCTCGACTGGTTCCGCAAGCAATTCCCCCAAGCGAAAGTTGACCAGATCCACGCGGCGATCGGCGGCACCGGCAGCGATCTGGGCGTCTTCCGTGTTGAACAAGACGCGCTGCAGTACAAGCCGGACTTGCTGTTCGTCGAGTTCGCCGTCAACGACGGCGGCGCCGCGCCCGAACAGATCTGGAAAGCGATGGAAGGGATCGTTCGCCAAACTTGGACCGCCAATCCCGAAACCGACATTTGCTTTGTCTATACCTATCGCACCAGCTACGAAGAGCCGACGCGTGCAGGCCTTTGTCCGCGAGCGGCGTCGGCGATGGAAATGTTGGCCGACCATTACGCGATCCCGTCGATCAACTTCAACCTGGATGTCGTCAAGCGGGAAGGGGAGGGGACCCTCGTCTTTCAAGCGGCTGAAAAACCAGCCGACGGCGTGCTGCAATTCTCTAAAGATGGCGTTCATCCGCTCGACGCCGGACACGAACTGTATGCGGCCGATGTCGCCGCCGCGGTCGAACAAATGAAAGATCTGCCGCCGGTCGATCACGCGACAAAGATGGCGACCCCGTTTGTCGCCGACAACTGGGAAGCGGCCAAAATGATCCCGCTGCAACCTTCGATGTTGAAGGGGGATTGGAAAAAACTGACCGACGCCGATTCGCTGCAGCGCAGTTTTGGCAAACGACTCGGCCAGATCTGGGAAGCGACCGAGCCCGGCAGCGAATTGACCTTCAAGTTCCGCGGCTCCCAGGCGAAGCTTTATGATCTGGTCGGTCCCAACGGCGGCCAAGTCAGCATCACCGTGGATGGCGTGACGCGCGACAAACTGGCTCCCCGGTTCGATAGTTATTGCACCTATCACCGCATCGCGACGCTGCAAGTCGCCAATGACCTGGACCCCAACGCCGTCCATACCGTGACGATCAAGGTCGACGCCAAACAACCCGATCGCACGCCGGTCGCGTTCCGACTGAAAGATCCTGAAACGGAACTGAAAAGCCCCAAGTACCAAGGGACCAATATCTGGGTCGGGCAGATTCAGCTCCTGGGGGATCTCGTTACCGAGTAA
- a CDS encoding DUF1559 domain-containing protein — translation MTFRSRTSSGFTLVELLVVIAIIGVLIALLLPAVQQAREAARRMSCQNNLKQIGLALQNYHDTYQRFPAGSTVGVPYTKSINWRVSILPYIDQMPLYQQLDFSTTIFWGHSSAMPQVLADARIAMFQCPSSTFGMTNRKDFPSSGLTIGSVERDSQVMDYVGVVGAYPDPADRDNVCTGSSALVGGAFCENGIMRTLRGVGLNECVDGSSNTIVIAEQSGQVNGIEISANTLGGWHGWVFNTTGTPYTLGTDISTYAGGNMYTCALTTVRVPPNTYWKSGAPSNANLPYRPNTIVNSYHPGGIQTVHADGSVHFISEVIDFDLLAKLSVRDDGEVISEY, via the coding sequence ATGACATTTCGATCTCGTACTTCATCCGGTTTTACCCTGGTCGAACTTTTGGTGGTCATCGCGATCATCGGCGTCTTGATCGCGCTGTTACTGCCAGCAGTGCAGCAGGCCCGCGAAGCCGCGCGGCGGATGTCTTGCCAAAACAATCTAAAACAGATCGGCCTGGCGCTGCAGAACTATCACGATACGTACCAACGATTTCCGGCCGGCAGCACCGTCGGGGTTCCCTATACGAAATCAATCAATTGGCGAGTCTCAATTCTCCCCTACATCGACCAGATGCCGCTCTATCAGCAATTGGACTTTTCGACCACCATTTTCTGGGGACATAGCTCCGCGATGCCGCAGGTCCTCGCTGACGCGCGCATCGCCATGTTCCAGTGCCCATCCAGCACTTTCGGAATGACAAACCGCAAAGATTTTCCCAGTTCGGGCCTGACGATCGGTTCGGTCGAACGGGACAGTCAAGTGATGGACTATGTCGGCGTGGTAGGCGCTTATCCCGATCCGGCGGATCGGGATAACGTCTGCACAGGCTCTTCGGCGCTCGTCGGCGGCGCTTTCTGCGAAAATGGGATCATGCGAACGTTGCGCGGCGTCGGCCTGAACGAATGCGTCGACGGAAGTTCGAATACGATCGTCATCGCCGAGCAGTCGGGACAAGTCAATGGAATTGAAATCAGCGCCAACACGCTCGGCGGATGGCATGGCTGGGTCTTCAACACGACCGGCACGCCTTATACGCTCGGAACCGATATCTCCACCTACGCAGGCGGCAACATGTATACCTGCGCCCTGACCACGGTGCGCGTTCCGCCGAACACCTATTGGAAGTCAGGAGCCCCTAGCAACGCCAATCTCCCGTATCGCCCCAACACGATTGTCAACTCCTATCATCCCGGCGGCATTCAGACGGTCCATGCAGACGGCTCGGTCCACTTTATCTCGGAAGTTATCGACTTCGATTTGCTGGCGAAGCTCTCGGTCCGCGACGATGGCGAGGTAATCAGCGAATACTAA
- a CDS encoding DUF1559 domain-containing protein — translation MTFRSRTSSGFTLVELLVVIAIIGVLIALLLPAVQQAREAARRMSCQNNLKQIGLALQNYHDTYGRFPAGAIATSRPEPYIGFTGANWRISLLPYMDQMPAYQQLDFRTGYFWAHTSGFPQALADLRVPMFQCPSSAFEMTNRTDLSLSGRTSGGVERNGQVMDYVGVVGAYPDPAGRSGVCTGSSSLVGGAFCENGMMRTLRGTGLQECVDGSSNTIVIAEQSGQVNGVEISANTLGGWHGWVFNSGTHYTEQTDISTYVGSSMYTSGITTVRLAPNAFWNSGAPSNAKLPYAPNTILNSYHPGGIQTAFADGSVHFVSEVVDLDMLRKLSVRDDGAVIGDY, via the coding sequence ATGACATTTCGATCTCGTACTTCATCCGGTTTTACCCTGGTCGAACTTTTGGTGGTCATCGCGATCATCGGCGTCTTGATCGCGCTGTTACTGCCGGCAGTGCAGCAGGCCCGCGAAGCCGCGCGGCGGATGTCTTGCCAAAACAATCTAAAACAGATCGGCCTGGCGCTGCAGAACTATCACGATACCTACGGTCGCTTTCCGGCGGGGGCGATCGCCACGTCGCGGCCAGAGCCTTATATCGGTTTTACCGGTGCGAACTGGCGAATCTCGCTGCTCCCGTACATGGATCAAATGCCCGCCTATCAACAACTCGACTTTCGCACGGGGTACTTTTGGGCGCATACGTCTGGTTTTCCCCAAGCTCTCGCCGACCTACGCGTTCCGATGTTTCAATGTCCATCCAGTGCGTTTGAAATGACGAACCGCACCGACCTTTCTTTGAGCGGCAGAACCTCCGGCGGAGTCGAGCGCAACGGTCAAGTGATGGACTATGTCGGCGTCGTCGGCGCATATCCTGATCCTGCAGGACGCTCTGGCGTTTGCACCGGTTCGTCATCTCTGGTCGGAGGCGCTTTTTGCGAAAACGGCATGATGCGCACCCTCCGAGGAACCGGCTTGCAAGAGTGCGTCGACGGCAGTTCCAATACGATTGTGATTGCCGAGCAATCCGGCCAGGTGAACGGCGTCGAGATCAGCGCCAACACGTTAGGAGGCTGGCACGGATGGGTCTTTAATAGCGGAACCCATTACACGGAACAAACCGACATCTCGACTTACGTCGGCAGCAGCATGTACACCAGCGGAATAACAACCGTGCGTCTTGCGCCGAATGCATTCTGGAACTCTGGAGCGCCTTCCAACGCCAAACTCCCTTACGCTCCCAACACAATTTTAAACTCTTACCATCCCGGCGGCATTCAAACAGCCTTTGCAGACGGATCCGTGCACTTTGTTTCCGAAGTAGTCGACCTCGATATGCTAAGAAAGCTCTCGGTTCGAGACGACGGTGCGGTTATCGGAGACTACTAA